One Faecalicatena sp. Marseille-Q4148 DNA window includes the following coding sequences:
- a CDS encoding DUF368 domain-containing protein: MLKKILQGMVVGIANIIPGVSGGTMMVAMGLYDKLIHSITHLKSEFKESMKLLLPIFAGAGLAIVLLSRLFEFLLANYPIPTNFAFCGLIAGSLPFIFKKVKGHSVSVGKLIPFFIFFGIVILMAVLGENGGAAADVSFSLINVIKLFAVGIIAAATMVVPGVSGSMMLMLLGYYDTIIETINDFIDALIAFNLNEILRVFGILVPFGIGIVIGIFAIAKLIEFIFKKAEIHAYYGIIGLILASPIAILMKTDWSQFSLPLLALGIVTFIAGWFVASKLGGEE; encoded by the coding sequence ATGTTAAAAAAAATCTTACAGGGTATGGTTGTAGGAATCGCTAACATCATTCCCGGCGTCAGCGGAGGAACTATGATGGTCGCTATGGGCCTTTACGATAAGCTGATCCATTCTATTACTCATTTAAAAAGTGAATTTAAAGAAAGTATGAAATTACTTCTTCCTATTTTTGCAGGCGCAGGACTTGCGATTGTACTGCTCTCAAGATTATTTGAATTTTTGTTAGCAAACTATCCGATTCCAACTAATTTCGCATTTTGCGGTCTTATCGCCGGAAGTCTTCCATTTATCTTTAAGAAAGTAAAAGGACACTCAGTTTCTGTTGGCAAACTGATTCCGTTTTTTATCTTCTTCGGAATCGTAATTCTAATGGCTGTTCTTGGCGAAAATGGCGGAGCTGCCGCTGATGTAAGCTTTAGTCTGATCAATGTGATAAAACTATTTGCCGTAGGTATCATAGCTGCTGCCACAATGGTTGTTCCGGGAGTCAGCGGTTCTATGATGCTGATGCTGCTCGGTTATTATGATACGATCATTGAAACGATCAACGACTTCATAGACGCTCTGATTGCTTTCAATCTAAATGAAATTCTTCGTGTATTTGGAATTTTAGTTCCTTTCGGCATTGGCATTGTCATCGGAATTTTTGCCATTGCCAAACTGATTGAATTTATCTTTAAAAAAGCAGAAATTCACGCATATTACGGAATCATTGGTCTGATTCTTGCATCTCCGATTGCAATTCTTATGAAAACGGACTGGAGCCAGTTCTCTCTTCCGTTATTAGCACTCGGTATCGTAACATTTATCGCCGGCTGGTTTGTTGCCAGCAAATTAGGCGGGGAAGAATAA
- a CDS encoding pyridoxal phosphate-dependent aminotransferase, whose amino-acid sequence MISKKMEHMVANSSAIRAMFEEGNRLAKLCGPENVYDFSLGNPNVPAPETVKQAVIDIVTEEDPLLLHGYTNSNAGYSSVRQAVADSLNQRFGTAFKEKNITMTVGAAGGLNVALKVLLNPGDEVIVFAPYFGEYRSYVNNFDGTIIEISPDTETFQPKLNEFEAKVTPRTKAVIVNTPNNPTGVVYSEETIKKLAAILEQKQQAYGHEIYLISDEPYRELAYDGVDVPYLTAYYNNTIVCYSYSKSLSLPGERIGYLVIPDEVTDSEKVNAAANVANRILGFVNAPTLQQKLVERCLNEKTDISYYNRNRETLYQGLMDCGFSCVKPQGAFYLFMKTPTENEAEFCSAAKEYNILVVPGTSFGCPGYVRIAYCVAYETIVNALPKFKELAKRYFS is encoded by the coding sequence ATGATATCAAAAAAAATGGAACATATGGTAGCAAATAGCTCAGCAATCCGGGCAATGTTTGAAGAAGGTAATCGGCTCGCAAAACTCTGCGGACCGGAAAATGTATATGATTTCAGTTTGGGCAACCCGAATGTCCCGGCTCCTGAAACAGTGAAACAGGCTGTCATCGACATTGTTACTGAAGAAGATCCTCTCCTTTTGCATGGATACACAAACAGCAATGCCGGTTACAGCAGTGTACGACAGGCTGTCGCCGATTCATTAAATCAACGATTTGGCACTGCATTCAAAGAGAAAAATATAACAATGACCGTAGGCGCCGCCGGAGGTCTGAATGTAGCTTTGAAAGTTCTTTTAAATCCGGGAGATGAAGTCATTGTATTTGCTCCTTATTTCGGAGAATACAGAAGTTATGTGAATAATTTTGACGGTACAATCATAGAAATTTCACCGGATACTGAAACTTTCCAACCAAAACTTAATGAATTTGAGGCAAAAGTCACACCGCGCACAAAGGCAGTCATCGTGAACACACCGAACAATCCTACAGGAGTTGTGTATTCTGAGGAGACAATAAAAAAACTTGCTGCCATCCTGGAACAAAAGCAACAGGCATATGGACATGAAATTTATTTGATTTCCGATGAACCTTATCGTGAACTGGCGTATGATGGTGTGGACGTCCCATATCTGACCGCTTATTACAATAATACCATTGTCTGCTATTCTTATAGTAAATCCCTTTCCCTTCCCGGAGAACGGATTGGTTATCTCGTCATCCCGGATGAAGTAACTGACAGCGAAAAAGTAAATGCAGCGGCAAATGTAGCCAATCGTATTCTTGGATTTGTAAATGCACCAACATTGCAGCAAAAACTTGTAGAACGCTGTCTGAATGAAAAAACAGATATTTCTTATTACAATCGGAATCGCGAAACACTCTATCAAGGTTTGATGGATTGTGGATTCTCATGTGTGAAACCTCAGGGGGCTTTTTATCTGTTTATGAAAACACCAACGGAAAATGAAGCAGAATTCTGCAGCGCTGCAAAAGAATATAATATTCTAGTCGTGCCGGGAACTTCCTTTGGCTGTCCCGGATATGTTCGTATTGCCTATTGTGTTGCTTATGAAACAATCGTCAATGCGCTGCCAAAGTTTAAAGAACTGGCAAAAAGATATTTTTCTTAA